In one Nocardioides sp. NBC_00368 genomic region, the following are encoded:
- a CDS encoding DUF1048 domain-containing protein, with translation MSIRSMFETVVGELELKKRWRQLKARKQQLPENHRKAHDAIERYLMYSAGIADGAILTAMAEDLLELFEQSAADGTPVSAIVGDNPVEFAEEFGRNYAEGAWIKKERARLTEAIEAITDGDLDKLDHRKEES, from the coding sequence ATGTCTATCCGATCGATGTTCGAGACCGTCGTCGGCGAGCTCGAGCTGAAGAAGCGCTGGCGGCAGCTCAAGGCCCGCAAGCAGCAGCTCCCCGAGAACCACCGCAAGGCGCACGACGCGATCGAGCGCTACCTGATGTACTCCGCCGGCATCGCCGACGGCGCGATCCTGACGGCGATGGCCGAGGACCTGCTCGAGCTCTTCGAGCAGAGCGCCGCCGACGGCACCCCGGTCAGCGCGATCGTCGGCGACAACCCGGTCGAGTTCGCCGAGGAGTTCGGCAGGAACTACGCCGAGGGCGCCTGGATCAAGAAGGAGCGCGCCCGGCTCACCGAGGCCATCGAGGCCATCACGGACGGTGATCTCGACAAGCTCGATCACCGGAAGGAGGAGTCATGA
- a CDS encoding ABC transporter ATP-binding protein, translated as MSATAAISVRGLEKSYKDNQVLRGVDFEVARGSIFALLGSNGAGKTTAVRILSTLLKPDAGAALVEGASVVEEAQRVREAISLTGQFAAVDEILTGRENLVLVAKLRHLPSPGDIADGLLERFDLVEAGARKVATYSGGMRRRLDIAMSLIGSPSVIFLDEPTTGLDPEARLEVWKVVKELTEQGTTVLLTTQYLEEAEQLADRIAILHGGTIIANGTLAELKAMLPPAKVEYVEKQPSLEEIFLSLTGSTKQGDPS; from the coding sequence ATGAGCGCGACAGCCGCCATCTCCGTACGGGGACTGGAGAAGTCCTACAAGGACAACCAGGTGCTGCGGGGCGTGGACTTCGAGGTGGCGCGAGGCTCGATCTTCGCGCTGCTCGGGTCCAACGGAGCCGGAAAGACCACGGCCGTACGCATCCTCTCGACGCTCCTGAAACCCGATGCCGGCGCGGCGCTGGTCGAGGGTGCCTCGGTTGTGGAGGAGGCACAGCGGGTGCGCGAGGCGATCTCGCTGACCGGGCAGTTCGCGGCGGTCGACGAGATCCTGACCGGCCGGGAGAACCTGGTCCTGGTCGCGAAGCTGCGCCACCTCCCCTCCCCCGGCGACATCGCCGACGGCCTCCTCGAGCGCTTCGACCTGGTCGAGGCGGGCGCACGGAAGGTCGCGACGTACTCCGGCGGTATGCGCAGGCGGCTCGACATCGCGATGTCGCTGATCGGATCGCCGTCGGTGATCTTCCTCGACGAGCCGACCACCGGGCTGGACCCGGAGGCGCGGCTGGAGGTGTGGAAGGTCGTCAAGGAGCTGACCGAGCAGGGCACCACCGTCCTGCTCACCACGCAGTACCTCGAGGAGGCCGAGCAGCTGGCCGACCGGATCGCCATCCTCCACGGCGGGACGATCATCGCCAACGGCACCCTCGCCGAGCTCAAGGCGATGTTGCCGCCCGCGAAGGTCGAGTACGTCGAGAAGCAGCCGTCGTTGGAAGAGATCTTTCTTTCGCTCACCGGCTCCACCAAGCAAGGAGACCCCTCATGA
- a CDS encoding ABC transporter permease codes for MTKHALADAGTLLARSLRHITRSPDTIITTALTPIAMMLLFVYVLGGAIRTGTDNYVNYVLPGIMVMAIASGIAYTALRLFTDMKSGIFERFQSMPIARSAVLWAHVGTSMVANMLTLVIILGVAFVMGFRTSAGLGAWLAVAGILALLTLALTWLAVIPGLAAQTMEGATGFSYPLIFLPFISSAFAPTETMPGPVRAFAENQPVTSIVNTIQALFAGQPVGDDIWVALAWCVGILVVSYAFAMAAYRRKIS; via the coding sequence ATGACCAAGCACGCACTCGCCGACGCCGGCACTCTGCTGGCGCGCTCGCTGCGGCACATCACCCGCAGCCCGGACACGATCATCACCACCGCGCTCACCCCGATCGCGATGATGCTGCTCTTCGTCTACGTCCTGGGCGGCGCGATCCGCACCGGCACCGACAACTACGTCAACTACGTCCTCCCCGGGATCATGGTGATGGCGATCGCCTCGGGCATCGCCTACACCGCGCTCCGGCTCTTCACCGACATGAAGAGCGGGATCTTCGAGCGGTTCCAGTCCATGCCGATCGCCCGGTCGGCGGTGCTGTGGGCGCATGTCGGCACCTCGATGGTGGCCAACATGCTCACCCTGGTGATCATCCTCGGCGTCGCGTTCGTGATGGGGTTCCGCACCTCGGCGGGGCTGGGCGCCTGGCTCGCGGTGGCCGGCATCCTGGCGCTGCTCACCCTGGCGCTGACCTGGCTCGCCGTCATCCCCGGGCTGGCCGCACAGACCATGGAGGGAGCCACCGGGTTCTCCTACCCGCTGATCTTCCTGCCGTTCATCAGCTCGGCGTTCGCGCCGACGGAGACGATGCCCGGTCCGGTGCGCGCCTTCGCCGAGAACCAGCCGGTGACCTCGATCGTCAACACCATCCAGGCGCTCTTCGCCGGGCAGCCGGTCGGTGACGACATCTGGGTGGCGCTGGCCTGGTGCGTGGGCATCCTGGTGGTCTCGTACGCCTTCGCCATGGCTGCCTACCGGCGCAAGATCAGTTGA
- a CDS encoding PadR family transcriptional regulator: MGKQMTEMLKGTLEGIVLAFLTGNPAYGYEITTWLRSQGFTEIAEGTVYALLVRIEKNGLVDVEKRPSEKGPPRKVYSLNTDGEKYLEEFWTTWGFLAERLESLRTEGK; encoded by the coding sequence ATGGGCAAGCAGATGACCGAGATGCTCAAGGGGACGCTGGAGGGGATCGTGCTGGCGTTCCTGACCGGCAACCCGGCGTACGGATACGAGATCACGACCTGGCTGCGGAGCCAGGGGTTCACCGAGATCGCCGAGGGCACGGTCTATGCGCTGCTGGTCCGGATCGAGAAGAACGGGCTGGTGGACGTGGAGAAGCGGCCGTCGGAGAAGGGGCCGCCGCGGAAGGTCTACTCGCTCAACACAGATGGCGAGAAGTACCTCGAAGAGTTCTGGACCACCTGGGGGTTCCTGGCCGAGCGGCTGGAGAGCCTCCGTACCGAAGGGAAGTAG